From Stenotrophomonas maltophilia, a single genomic window includes:
- a CDS encoding AzlD family protein, with the protein MIFNGLIHWTSVLTIVLMAAATYLTRIVGFLALRNRTLSKRAVTVMEAAPGCVLISVIAPDFVADKPADLAALAITLLAATRLSMLPTVLIGVASAGVLRYLMG; encoded by the coding sequence ATGATCTTCAATGGCTTGATCCACTGGACCTCAGTGCTGACCATCGTGCTGATGGCGGCCGCCACCTACCTCACCCGCATCGTCGGATTCCTGGCGCTGCGCAACCGTACGCTGAGCAAGCGCGCGGTAACAGTGATGGAAGCCGCACCCGGCTGCGTGCTGATCTCGGTGATCGCACCGGACTTCGTCGCCGACAAGCCGGCCGATCTGGCGGCGCTGGCAATCACCCTGCTGGCCGCCACGCGCCTGTCGATGCTGCCGACGGTGCTGATCGGCGTGGCCTCGGCGGGTGTACTGCGCTACCTGATGGGCTGA
- a CDS encoding ABC transporter substrate-binding protein, which yields MRRRALLQAFALAPLLAAGAELLAMPAQRVLRLGAPKATPRRVFAAGPPAAVLLAAVAPERLLGWPMKVSPDALAQLPAVVRALPVVGRLAGRVSTVSLERLLAMQPDLVLDAGDFDASYRDAAERVWKQTAIPFELIAGRLPDHPAQLRHVGRLLGVAARGEALAQAAEAQLALVREVLAARPEAARPSVYYGRGSDGLESGLSGSINTEVIEFCGGRNVAASAGAGGLARVSFEQLLAWDPDVILTQDAGFAAHAAQDPRWRALRAVRDARLYCAPVLPFGWLDGPPGINRLPGLPWLLSRLHPGATPSLAPAALRGRISALHHLLWGQPLPAALARSLQANA from the coding sequence ATGAGGCGGCGCGCCCTGCTGCAGGCGTTCGCGCTGGCGCCCCTGCTGGCCGCCGGTGCCGAGCTGCTGGCGATGCCGGCACAGCGTGTGCTGCGGCTGGGCGCACCCAAGGCCACACCCAGGCGCGTGTTTGCGGCCGGTCCACCGGCCGCGGTGCTGCTGGCTGCGGTGGCGCCCGAGCGCCTGCTCGGCTGGCCGATGAAGGTGTCGCCCGACGCGCTGGCGCAGCTGCCGGCGGTCGTGCGTGCATTGCCGGTGGTCGGCCGCCTGGCCGGGCGCGTCAGTACGGTCAGCCTCGAGCGCCTGCTCGCGATGCAGCCGGACCTGGTGCTGGATGCAGGAGATTTCGACGCCAGCTATCGCGACGCGGCCGAGCGGGTGTGGAAGCAGACCGCGATTCCCTTCGAGCTGATTGCCGGGCGCCTGCCTGATCATCCAGCGCAGCTGCGCCACGTCGGCAGGTTGCTTGGCGTGGCCGCACGCGGCGAAGCCTTGGCGCAGGCAGCCGAAGCGCAACTGGCGCTGGTCCGCGAGGTACTGGCGGCGCGTCCGGAGGCGGCGCGGCCCAGCGTTTACTACGGGCGCGGCAGCGATGGCCTGGAAAGCGGCCTTTCCGGCTCGATCAATACCGAAGTGATCGAGTTCTGTGGCGGGCGCAATGTGGCGGCCAGTGCCGGTGCCGGCGGCCTGGCCCGCGTCTCATTCGAACAACTGCTGGCCTGGGACCCGGACGTGATCCTGACCCAGGATGCTGGCTTCGCCGCTCATGCCGCACAGGATCCGCGCTGGCGTGCGCTGCGCGCCGTGCGGGACGCGCGGCTGTACTGCGCGCCGGTGCTGCCGTTCGGTTGGCTGGATGGCCCGCCCGGCATCAACCGCCTGCCTGGCCTGCCGTGGCTGTTGTCCAGGCTGCATCCCGGCGCGACGCCCTCGCTTGCACCTGCTGCCCTTCGCGGGCGCATCAGCGCGCTGCATCATCTGCTGTGGGGCCAGCCATTGCCCGCCGCGCTTGCACGCAGCCTGCAGGCGAACGCCTGA
- a CDS encoding TonB C-terminal domain-containing protein: MFYVRGLNGHHAVRTWRVAIAAWLLLSFAAAAQDGVHAYDIPAQPLELAVERFSVISGWSVMYPGDLAAGRSSHALRASLPPLPALQALLQDTGIEAEVIGEQRVVLRRGAQSANEMTSGSEPADAERRRRYGDVQQRLREAFCDDPGIAPGRYAATLRFRIDSDGQVHAPEMVSGSGNAGRDARLLQALAQLVLALDAAALPQPVTLQIRPSGIDHDCGRRSPLP, encoded by the coding sequence GTGTTCTACGTCAGGGGGCTGAATGGACACCATGCGGTCAGAACTTGGAGGGTGGCCATCGCCGCATGGCTGCTGTTGTCCTTCGCGGCCGCCGCACAGGACGGTGTTCATGCCTACGACATCCCGGCGCAGCCGCTGGAGCTGGCCGTCGAGCGCTTCAGTGTCATCAGCGGGTGGTCGGTGATGTATCCGGGTGACCTTGCCGCAGGGCGCAGCAGCCATGCGCTGCGTGCCAGCCTGCCGCCGTTGCCTGCGCTGCAGGCGCTGCTGCAGGACACCGGCATCGAGGCCGAGGTGATCGGCGAGCAGCGCGTGGTGCTGCGCCGGGGCGCGCAATCCGCGAATGAAATGACGAGCGGCAGCGAACCTGCCGACGCCGAGCGGCGCCGTCGCTATGGCGATGTGCAGCAGCGCCTGCGCGAGGCGTTCTGTGACGACCCGGGCATCGCGCCGGGCCGCTATGCAGCAACGCTGCGCTTCCGCATTGACAGCGACGGCCAGGTGCACGCGCCCGAGATGGTATCCGGCAGTGGCAATGCAGGCCGCGACGCACGCCTGCTGCAGGCGCTGGCGCAGCTGGTGCTGGCGCTCGATGCCGCCGCGCTGCCGCAGCCGGTGACGCTGCAGATCCGACCTTCCGGCATCGACCACGACTGTGGCCGGCGCTCGCCCCTTCCATGA
- a CDS encoding diflavin oxidoreductase yields MNALPTSTAISRLLVGFASESGNARALAQRLGADLQPHAPQVLPFNDIDVASLGHGDVLLAISSSFGDGEPPANGEQFFETLRQTPTLSGLRYAVFGLGDTGYPRFCGFTKALDAALSERQAQPLLHRVDADLGYEQFFQQWQPVLGQVLDGNPAAGHDLRLQVTAYGEDNAFAARIVERRRLNSSDPAAWHLQLDIAGSGMAYRAGDTLHVVPENDPALLQALAAWYGDAAAVATLHDRELRLLGKNVLRELARLGGSETLKGLLKVSQKRELEAYLHGLDLLDVLQDHATPDSVPLARLRELLSPRLPRAYSIASHPCNDQLSLCVREVRYTLRGRERVGTATGSLLHGGDHARVYCRSNPGFHLPDSSEAPLLLVGTGTGIAPLMGLMQELQATACEREVHLVFGEKHREHDYLYREQLQDWHARGALAGLHTAFSRDGADKVYVQHVLQQRASEVRDVLARGGHLYLCGNKRHLEGAIRDAIDGIGGEGLWDTLRSEGRTHCELY; encoded by the coding sequence GTGAACGCCCTCCCGACCAGCACCGCCATCAGCCGCCTGCTGGTGGGCTTCGCGTCCGAGTCGGGCAATGCCCGCGCCCTGGCCCAGCGCCTGGGCGCGGACCTGCAGCCGCACGCGCCGCAGGTGCTTCCCTTCAACGACATCGACGTGGCCAGCCTCGGCCACGGCGATGTGCTGCTGGCGATTTCCAGCTCGTTCGGTGACGGAGAACCGCCGGCCAACGGCGAGCAGTTCTTCGAAACACTGCGCCAGACCCCGACGCTGAGCGGCCTGCGCTATGCGGTATTCGGGCTTGGCGATACCGGCTACCCGCGCTTCTGTGGCTTCACCAAGGCGCTGGATGCCGCGCTGAGCGAGCGCCAGGCGCAACCGCTGTTGCACCGCGTGGATGCCGATCTCGGCTACGAGCAGTTCTTCCAGCAATGGCAGCCGGTGCTCGGCCAGGTGCTGGACGGAAACCCCGCCGCCGGCCACGACCTGCGCCTGCAGGTGACCGCCTATGGCGAAGACAACGCCTTTGCCGCGCGCATCGTTGAACGCCGCCGCTTGAACAGCAGCGATCCCGCGGCCTGGCACCTGCAGCTGGACATTGCCGGCAGCGGCATGGCCTACCGGGCCGGCGACACCCTGCACGTGGTGCCGGAGAACGACCCGGCCCTGCTGCAGGCATTGGCCGCCTGGTACGGCGACGCCGCCGCCGTGGCCACCCTGCACGACCGCGAGCTGCGCCTGCTGGGCAAGAACGTGCTGCGCGAACTGGCCCGGCTCGGTGGCAGCGAAACCTTGAAGGGCCTGCTGAAGGTCAGCCAGAAGCGCGAACTGGAGGCGTACCTGCACGGCCTGGACCTGCTGGATGTGCTGCAGGATCACGCCACCCCGGACAGTGTTCCGCTGGCGCGCCTGCGCGAGCTGCTGTCGCCACGCCTGCCGCGTGCCTATTCGATTGCCTCGCACCCCTGCAATGACCAGCTCAGCCTGTGCGTGCGCGAGGTGCGCTACACCCTGCGCGGCCGCGAGCGCGTTGGCACCGCCACCGGCAGCCTGCTGCATGGCGGCGACCACGCCCGTGTGTACTGCCGCTCCAATCCGGGCTTCCATCTGCCCGATAGCAGCGAAGCACCGCTGTTGCTGGTCGGCACCGGTACCGGCATCGCGCCGTTGATGGGCCTGATGCAGGAACTGCAGGCGACCGCCTGCGAACGTGAAGTGCACCTGGTGTTCGGCGAGAAGCACCGCGAACACGATTACCTCTACCGCGAGCAGCTGCAGGACTGGCACGCGCGCGGCGCGCTGGCTGGCCTGCATACCGCGTTCTCGCGCGATGGGGCCGACAAGGTCTATGTGCAGCATGTGCTGCAGCAGCGTGCCAGCGAGGTACGCGATGTGCTGGCCCGTGGTGGGCATCTGTACCTGTGCGGCAACAAGCGCCACCTGGAAGGCGCGATACGCGACGCGATCGATGGCATCGGCGGCGAAGGCCTTTGGGACACCCTCCGCAGCGAAGGCCGCACCCACTGCGAACTGTATTGA
- a CDS encoding RNA polymerase sigma factor, producing the protein MSNGTAGAVDLMDHLLGAYDELKRRLVRKLGSEELAGDALQDTWMRLSARRDRLDAVQNPAAYLLRMAMNTVIDRQRADHRLLSLDEVDALMDLADPAPGPAQAAELDFALQDMVALLQRMPERRRRILLAIRVDGLQQRDVAEHLGVSLRLVQRELKAAQDYLAERSGQGRQVRF; encoded by the coding sequence ATGAGCAACGGTACGGCTGGGGCAGTTGACCTGATGGACCACCTTCTGGGGGCCTATGACGAGCTGAAGCGGCGCCTGGTGCGCAAGCTGGGCTCGGAGGAGCTGGCAGGCGACGCGCTGCAGGATACCTGGATGCGCCTGAGCGCCCGCCGCGATCGGCTGGACGCGGTGCAGAACCCGGCGGCCTACCTGCTGCGCATGGCGATGAACACCGTGATCGACCGGCAACGTGCCGACCATCGGCTGCTGAGCCTGGATGAGGTGGATGCGCTGATGGACCTGGCCGATCCGGCGCCGGGCCCGGCGCAGGCCGCGGAACTGGACTTCGCGTTGCAGGACATGGTCGCCCTGCTGCAGCGCATGCCCGAGCGCCGCCGCCGCATCCTGCTGGCCATCCGCGTCGATGGCCTTCAGCAGCGGGACGTGGCCGAGCACCTGGGCGTGTCGCTGCGATTGGTGCAGCGCGAACTGAAGGCGGCCCAGGACTACCTGGCCGAGCGCAGCGGGCAGGGGCGCCAGGTGCGGTTCTGA
- a CDS encoding FecR family protein → MDADDRPQRPLDAVERQAHAWVVRLTSGEATAADGRRFRAWCDADPRHREAFGRARRQWDQVRLAGEQLPAAARQPVAPGRAQRWSRRAFLGAAIAAPASLVVVAAIRPPLGLWPPVTAMAADFHTGTGERLQITPVPQLKIDLDTQSSLRRRAAAEGEGFELVQGQAAIETRAGLRLALFAGPGCVIADEGAVRLDVRNTHGQVRVTCLHGSARIEHPQGRLQLQAGQQTRYDERLSGVVAEAVASEVSAWTEGMLVFRRAPLREVVDEINRYRRGRIVLGESALARAPVSGRFRIDDPDAALEQLRQSMSLDLRRFPGGIAVLG, encoded by the coding sequence ATGGACGCTGACGATCGCCCGCAACGCCCGCTGGATGCCGTCGAGCGTCAGGCGCATGCGTGGGTGGTGCGGCTGACCTCGGGCGAGGCCACCGCCGCCGATGGGCGCAGGTTCCGCGCGTGGTGCGACGCCGATCCCCGCCATCGGGAGGCGTTCGGCCGTGCACGGCGGCAGTGGGACCAGGTGCGGCTGGCGGGCGAACAGCTGCCGGCCGCGGCACGCCAGCCGGTCGCACCGGGCCGTGCACAGCGATGGAGCCGGCGTGCCTTCCTTGGCGCTGCCATTGCCGCGCCGGCCAGCCTGGTGGTGGTCGCCGCGATCCGCCCGCCGCTGGGCCTGTGGCCGCCGGTCACGGCAATGGCCGCCGATTTCCACACCGGCACCGGCGAGCGCCTGCAGATCACGCCGGTGCCGCAGCTGAAGATCGATCTGGATACGCAGAGCAGCCTGCGCCGTCGCGCCGCAGCCGAAGGCGAGGGCTTTGAACTGGTGCAGGGCCAGGCCGCGATCGAAACCCGGGCCGGCCTGCGCCTGGCGTTGTTTGCCGGGCCTGGCTGCGTGATTGCCGACGAAGGTGCGGTGCGCCTGGACGTGCGCAACACCCACGGCCAGGTGCGGGTCACCTGCCTGCACGGCAGCGCCCGCATCGAGCACCCGCAGGGCCGCCTGCAGCTGCAGGCGGGGCAGCAGACCCGCTACGACGAGCGCCTCAGTGGCGTGGTGGCCGAGGCGGTGGCCTCGGAGGTAAGCGCCTGGACCGAGGGCATGCTGGTATTCCGCCGCGCACCGCTGCGTGAGGTGGTGGACGAGATCAACCGCTACCGCCGCGGCAGGATCGTGCTGGGTGAGTCGGCGTTGGCACGTGCGCCGGTCAGCGGCCGCTTCCGCATCGATGATCCCGACGCGGCCCTTGAACAGCTGCGACAGTCGATGTCGCTGGATCTGCGTCGCTTTCCGGGTGGCATCGCCGTCCTTGGTTAG
- a CDS encoding PAS domain-containing protein: protein MSYTPDNAQLLNAMQNVMVISTTDLQGNITYANDLFCTLTGFAREELIGQPHSIVRHPDVPKAVYKDMWDTIKAGKTWTGIVPNLGKGGVLYVVDTTVQPLFDADGNITSYISIRRVVNDLMQNYDLVEFSKEKFDDFYEAA, encoded by the coding sequence ATGAGCTACACCCCCGACAACGCCCAGCTCCTCAACGCCATGCAGAACGTCATGGTGATCTCCACCACCGACCTGCAGGGCAACATCACCTACGCCAACGACCTGTTCTGCACGCTTACCGGCTTCGCCCGCGAAGAACTGATCGGCCAGCCGCACAGCATCGTGCGCCACCCCGACGTGCCCAAGGCGGTCTACAAGGATATGTGGGACACGATCAAGGCCGGCAAGACCTGGACCGGCATCGTGCCGAACCTGGGCAAGGGCGGCGTGCTCTATGTGGTCGACACCACCGTGCAGCCGCTGTTCGACGCCGACGGCAACATCACCTCGTACATCAGCATCCGCCGCGTGGTGAACGACCTGATGCAGAACTACGACCTGGTCGAGTTCAGCAAGGAAAAGTTCGACGACTTCTACGAGGCCGCGTGA
- a CDS encoding TonB-dependent receptor plug domain-containing protein, with protein sequence MRTCRFVLPLSALLLPLAATAAADTASPPPVFTLGTIDVHAERGTSPTVAERSLDAERIQQLDRNTVGDAVSVLPGVSLARNSRNEDMVYLRGFDARQVPVFLDGIPLYVPYDGYVDFGRFTTFDLAEIQVASGAASLLYGPNILGGAINLVSRRPERPLEGDVRLGIADGGERKAAFNLGGRRGDWYFQLGASILKADDFPLPKGFVDYKRVPTDTGKDRRNASRDDRRLSFKLGYTPREGDEYAIGYARQDGEKDNPVYTGTARSGIRYWRWPWWDKDSLYFIGNTRLGEHTTLRTRVYRDTYGNGLDAYTDGTYQVAMDNSSFPSIYDDRTVGGSVTLATTALPRQELQFAIHYKEDQHSERNPHSPTKNFRDVTTSVAIEDRIALTDTSHLRVGVGHDRRDAKRVYFWPTGSADATNAVLEYVQQLAPDQQWYASVARRTRFPTIKDRYSARMGAALPNPDLKPEHATHFEVGLRGRWWEGGQLQASLFQSRIDDLIQNAVVASRECGGSTCNQAQNIGKARHQGVELGLRQRIGDDWDLQASYTWLRRTNLQDRNVALLDSPRQRLFMAVGWQLLPQWKLQATLDAEQGRKVSYADAARPVRALPGYGITGLKASWSPREAWDFDLGVRNIGDRWYELADGYPMPGRTWFANANWRF encoded by the coding sequence ATGCGTACCTGTCGTTTCGTTCTACCCCTGTCTGCCCTGCTGCTGCCGCTGGCCGCCACCGCCGCCGCCGACACCGCCTCGCCGCCGCCGGTATTCACCCTGGGCACCATCGACGTGCATGCCGAACGCGGCACCTCGCCCACCGTGGCCGAACGCAGCCTCGACGCCGAGCGCATCCAGCAGCTGGACCGCAACACGGTCGGTGATGCGGTCAGCGTGCTGCCGGGCGTCAGCCTGGCGCGCAACTCGCGCAACGAGGACATGGTCTACCTGCGCGGCTTCGATGCCCGCCAGGTGCCGGTGTTCCTCGACGGCATCCCGCTCTACGTGCCCTATGACGGCTACGTGGATTTCGGCCGCTTCACCACCTTCGACCTGGCCGAGATCCAGGTCGCCAGCGGCGCGGCCTCGCTGCTGTACGGGCCGAACATCCTGGGCGGTGCGATCAACCTGGTCAGCCGCCGTCCCGAGCGCCCGCTGGAAGGTGATGTGCGCCTGGGCATCGCCGACGGTGGCGAGCGCAAGGCGGCGTTCAATCTTGGCGGCCGCCGCGGCGACTGGTACTTCCAGCTCGGCGCATCGATCCTGAAGGCCGATGACTTCCCGCTGCCGAAGGGCTTCGTCGATTACAAGCGGGTGCCCACCGACACCGGCAAGGACCGCCGCAACGCCTCGCGCGACGACCGCCGCCTGTCGTTCAAGCTGGGCTACACCCCGCGCGAGGGTGACGAGTACGCGATCGGCTACGCGCGCCAGGACGGCGAAAAGGACAACCCGGTCTACACCGGCACCGCGCGCAGCGGCATCCGCTACTGGCGCTGGCCGTGGTGGGACAAGGACAGCCTGTACTTCATCGGCAACACCCGCCTGGGCGAGCACACCACGCTGCGCACCCGCGTCTACCGCGATACCTATGGCAATGGCCTGGACGCCTATACCGACGGCACCTACCAGGTGGCGATGGACAACAGCAGTTTCCCCAGCATCTACGACGACCGCACCGTGGGCGGCTCGGTGACCCTGGCCACGACGGCGCTGCCGCGCCAGGAACTGCAGTTCGCGATCCACTACAAGGAAGACCAGCACAGCGAGCGCAATCCGCATTCGCCGACCAAGAACTTCCGTGATGTCACCACCTCGGTGGCGATCGAGGACCGCATCGCACTGACCGATACCTCGCACCTGCGCGTGGGGGTCGGCCATGACCGCCGCGACGCCAAGCGCGTGTACTTCTGGCCGACCGGCAGCGCTGATGCCACCAATGCGGTACTGGAGTACGTGCAGCAGTTGGCGCCGGACCAGCAGTGGTACGCCAGCGTGGCGCGGCGCACGCGCTTCCCGACCATCAAGGACCGCTACTCGGCGCGCATGGGCGCGGCCCTGCCGAACCCGGACCTGAAGCCCGAGCACGCCACCCACTTCGAAGTGGGCCTGCGTGGCCGCTGGTGGGAAGGCGGCCAGCTGCAGGCGTCCCTGTTCCAGAGCCGCATCGATGATCTGATCCAGAACGCGGTAGTGGCGTCGCGCGAGTGCGGCGGCAGCACCTGCAACCAGGCGCAGAACATCGGCAAGGCCCGCCACCAGGGTGTGGAACTGGGCCTGCGCCAGCGCATCGGCGACGACTGGGACCTGCAGGCCAGCTACACCTGGCTGCGCCGCACCAACCTGCAGGACCGCAACGTGGCCCTGCTCGACAGCCCACGCCAGCGGCTGTTCATGGCGGTAGGCTGGCAGCTGCTGCCGCAGTGGAAACTGCAGGCCACGCTGGACGCCGAACAGGGCCGCAAGGTCAGCTACGCCGACGCGGCGCGACCGGTACGTGCGCTGCCCGGCTACGGCATCACCGGCCTGAAGGCCAGCTGGAGCCCGCGCGAGGCCTGGGATTTCGACCTCGGCGTGCGCAACATCGGTGACAGATGGTACGAACTGGCCGACGGCTACCCGATGCCGGGGCGTACCTGGTTCGCCAATGCCAACTGGAGGTTCTGA
- a CDS encoding TOBE domain-containing protein: MSEAGPPLELQGNLWLSIAGQSVGGRGRFALLGLIDACGSISQAAKRMGMTYKNAWDAVDAMNTAAGEPLVVRSVGGRGGGGAQLTERGHQLIARFEEVERAHRTFLQSLQATPGLDEDLALIRRIGMITSARNQFHGRVSALATGAVNDEVQIEVAPGLALVATITHGSVEALGLAVGVPAYALVKASSVIVAQGEGRYSARNQFSGKVDRLTEGAVNDEVVVDIGHGCNVVAVITRTSTAALELREGSAATVLFKASSVIVGVPM; the protein is encoded by the coding sequence ATGAGCGAGGCCGGGCCACCGTTGGAACTGCAGGGCAACCTGTGGCTGAGCATTGCCGGGCAGAGCGTGGGGGGCCGCGGGCGCTTCGCGCTGTTGGGGTTGATCGATGCCTGCGGCTCGATCAGCCAGGCCGCCAAGCGCATGGGCATGACCTACAAAAACGCCTGGGATGCGGTGGATGCGATGAACACCGCCGCCGGCGAGCCGCTGGTCGTGCGCAGCGTGGGCGGACGTGGAGGAGGCGGTGCGCAGCTGACCGAGCGCGGCCACCAGCTGATCGCCCGCTTCGAAGAGGTCGAGCGCGCGCACCGCACCTTCCTGCAGTCGCTGCAGGCCACCCCCGGGCTGGACGAGGATCTGGCCCTGATCCGGAGAATCGGCATGATCACCAGTGCACGCAACCAGTTCCATGGCCGGGTCAGCGCGCTGGCCACCGGTGCGGTCAACGACGAAGTGCAGATTGAAGTGGCGCCGGGGCTGGCGCTGGTGGCCACGATCACCCACGGCAGCGTGGAGGCATTGGGGCTGGCGGTGGGCGTGCCGGCCTATGCGCTGGTGAAAGCTTCGTCGGTGATCGTCGCGCAGGGGGAGGGGCGTTATTCGGCACGCAACCAGTTCAGTGGCAAGGTGGACCGGCTCACCGAGGGCGCGGTGAACGATGAGGTGGTGGTGGACATCGGCCACGGCTGCAATGTGGTGGCGGTGATCACGCGCACCAGCACCGCGGCGCTGGAGCTGCGCGAAGGCAGCGCGGCGACGGTGCTGTTCAAGGCGTCCAGCGTGATCGTCGGCGTGCCGATGTAG
- a CDS encoding DUF2478 domain-containing protein, producing MTASSTPRIAAIVHDHSGEPDGLLAAFAARQLAAGHRVRGLVHLPHEPAANGGKRMALMDVTDPASRYPISQALGPASCGCNLDPGGIADASVVLRRALQDHAELAIANRFGTLESEGGGMADELLALMLAGIPLLTAVKLPYLDAWRQFTGGMAVELPAEDAALQAWWDACRTAPDAAA from the coding sequence ATGACCGCGTCCTCGACACCGCGCATCGCGGCGATCGTGCATGACCACAGCGGCGAGCCCGATGGACTGCTGGCCGCCTTCGCCGCGCGCCAGCTGGCCGCCGGACACCGCGTGCGCGGGCTGGTGCACCTGCCGCACGAGCCCGCGGCCAACGGCGGCAAGCGCATGGCGCTGATGGACGTGACCGATCCCGCTTCACGCTACCCGATCAGCCAGGCGCTGGGCCCGGCCTCGTGTGGCTGCAACCTCGACCCGGGCGGCATCGCCGATGCCAGCGTGGTGCTGCGCCGGGCGCTGCAGGACCATGCCGAGCTGGCCATCGCCAACCGCTTCGGCACGCTGGAATCGGAAGGCGGCGGCATGGCCGATGAGCTGCTGGCGCTGATGCTGGCGGGCATCCCGCTGCTGACCGCGGTGAAGCTGCCCTACCTCGACGCATGGCGGCAGTTCACCGGCGGCATGGCCGTCGAGCTGCCGGCCGAGGACGCGGCACTGCAAGCCTGGTGGGATGCCTGCCGTACCGCACCGGACGCGGCCGCATGA
- a CDS encoding Lrp/AsnC family transcriptional regulator, which produces MQYQLDNLDRRILDALQGDGRLQNLELARQVGLSPSACLRRVRLLEEGGYIDRYVALLNEAKVGRGFTVFVRVWLRGQDEDTTNHFINSIKSFPEVLECHLMAGDCDFLLRVAVADLDAYRQFQMQHLNRIAGVQNTKTEIPMQRIKQTTRLPL; this is translated from the coding sequence ATGCAGTACCAGCTCGACAATCTTGATCGGCGCATCCTCGACGCCCTGCAAGGGGACGGACGCCTGCAGAACCTGGAGCTGGCCCGTCAGGTGGGCCTCTCGCCGTCGGCCTGCCTGCGCCGGGTGCGGCTGCTGGAGGAAGGCGGTTACATCGACCGCTACGTGGCGCTGCTGAACGAGGCCAAGGTCGGGCGGGGGTTCACCGTATTCGTGCGGGTGTGGCTGCGCGGGCAGGACGAGGACACCACCAATCACTTCATCAACAGCATCAAGTCTTTCCCAGAAGTGCTTGAATGCCATCTGATGGCCGGTGACTGCGACTTCCTGCTGCGGGTGGCGGTGGCCGACCTTGATGCCTATCGGCAATTCCAGATGCAGCACCTGAACCGGATTGCCGGGGTGCAGAACACCAAGACCGAGATTCCGATGCAGCGGATCAAGCAGACCACCCGCCTGCCGCTTTGA
- a CDS encoding AzlC family ABC transporter permease, whose translation MDARTTLPLPDAACDTAPRAEFLRGLRAAVPVMIGFIPFALVLGAQAAQKGLTALEVPLMTGLNFAGGSEFAAVELWTSPPHIALIVAITALVNSRHLLMGASLAPLLQHLPRRRVLPALFFMCDESWAMGVADARRRALGFSLAYYLGVSAGLYTVWVACTALGAIVGPMLGDIHAYGFDMAFPAVFLVLLRGMWQGMKAARPWLVSLVVAATTYLLVPGAWYVASGALAGLAAAWLLAEDAP comes from the coding sequence ATGGACGCCCGTACCACCCTCCCCCTGCCTGACGCCGCCTGCGACACCGCCCCGCGTGCCGAATTCCTGCGCGGCCTGCGCGCCGCCGTGCCGGTGATGATCGGCTTCATTCCCTTCGCCCTGGTGCTCGGCGCCCAGGCCGCACAGAAGGGCCTGACCGCCCTTGAAGTACCGCTGATGACCGGCCTCAACTTTGCCGGCGGCTCGGAATTCGCCGCGGTCGAGCTGTGGACCTCGCCGCCGCATATCGCGCTGATCGTGGCGATCACCGCGCTGGTCAACAGCCGCCACCTGCTGATGGGTGCCAGCCTGGCACCGCTGTTGCAGCACCTTCCGCGCCGCCGGGTGCTGCCCGCGCTGTTCTTCATGTGCGACGAGAGCTGGGCGATGGGCGTGGCCGACGCACGCCGCCGCGCCCTCGGCTTCAGCCTGGCCTACTATCTGGGCGTCTCGGCCGGCCTGTACACGGTCTGGGTGGCCTGCACCGCGCTGGGCGCGATCGTCGGCCCGATGCTGGGCGACATCCACGCCTACGGCTTCGACATGGCGTTCCCCGCCGTGTTCCTGGTGCTGCTGCGGGGCATGTGGCAAGGCATGAAGGCCGCGCGGCCCTGGCTGGTGAGCCTGGTGGTGGCCGCCACCACCTACCTGCTGGTGCCAGGTGCCTGGTACGTCGCCAGTGGTGCGCTGGCCGGTCTGGCGGCGGCCTGGCTGCTGGCGGAGGACGCGCCATGA